The Granulicella cerasi region TGAGCTTGATGAGCTTCTGTCCTTCATCCTCCATCTGTTTGGCCCGTTCGGTGATGGGCCCGCGGATGTCATAGAGGACGTGCGACAGTTTGTTCGACTTGCTGATCGTTTTCATGAGCGTCTTTCGTATTCCCCCATGATAGGACAACGCGCTACAAACCAGCCCGGACACGATACAACCTGTCTGCAGATGGATCGCCGAAGACACATTCGAGCCCTATCGGATTTTTTTGTGCGATCGACGCAATGCGACGTACTTCCTTCCTCGCAACCCATCTGTCGAAGAATCAGGTAATCGTTTTCTCTCAAGACAATTCGATTTTTCGTCGAATATTGTGATTTTTCTTCACAAAAACAATTGACAGGTAAGAACCGCTCTCAATATATTTCGCCCGTTCTAAAAAGCTGTTCTTCGCACGCGCTCTATCTTCGCGGATGCATCAGGAGACCCCTGAGATCTGCAACGCGAACCTGCGCCTGAAAACAGCCCACTGAACCGAGCTGGAGTGATTTCATGCCTTTCAAGTTTCTTCCGAACAGACTCACCGCGCAGCGGGCGACTGTGTTCTTTGCCCTTCTCCTCGCAGTTTTGGGGCTGGGTCAGCCATTGCGGTCGCAGACGGTACCTACGGCAACCGCCAGCGCCAGCAAAAATGTGCTGGCCTCTTTCCCCAGCCCCATCGTGGGCCATCTCGCGGTGAACAGCAACGGCGACCTCTTCTACGTCAACGAGACCTACAGCAACAGCGCCATTCTGTATTGGCTTCCACGCGGCACGACAACGCCGGTGCAGATCGCCACCGGATTCAGCGGCGCGCGTAACGTGTACGTCGACTCCGCAAACAACCTCTACGTGCCGAATCCCTACGGCGGAAATGTCGTGGAGTTCCCCTACCTGAACAACACGTATGCGACGGGCATCACCATCACCAGCAGCACGCCGTCTTGTGCGTCGTACTCCCCCACGGTTTCCGCTTGCTACCAGTTCGGCAGCGTCGGCGCCGTGGCCGCGTACTACTATCAGCCCGTGGACATGGCGATGGATGCGAGCGGCAACGCATACATGCTGAATATCTACTCAAACGGTAGCTGCACCAACGCCTGCATTCTCAAGTTCACGAAGGGCACGAGTGGCGGCACCTACACGCCGAGCCTGGTTGCCTCCAACGTATCCGCTGCTTCTGCCAGCGCGCAGATCGCCGTCGATCCGGCGGGCGATGTGTTCTATACCAACGGGACACTGCTGACGAGCATCGCTGCAGGCACGACGACACCCGTCGCGTTTGGCAACGGCCTTTCCACCATCGGCGGCCTCTCCACCGACTACCTCGGCAACCTCTACGTCACGCTTTCGGCCAGCCCCTATCTCATCTACGAGTTCCCTGCAGTCAACAACGCCGTGGTGACCTCCAAGCAGTTCCCGGTCTACAGCGGATACTCTGGCGGCGCAGTCGGCGTCAGCCGCTACAACGAGATGTATTACCTGGGCTACTCCGGCGGAAATAACCTCAACGTCGCGAACCTGAACAGCATCCCGCTCGGTTCTTCAACGGTCGGCACAGCCGTATCCACATCGAACACGAGTGTCACCTTCGTCTTCACCGCAAGCACCGGTGTAAGCAGCATCACCTCATCCGGCGCGGGATTCACCTATACGGCAGGCTCCTGCGCGGCTGCCGCCTACGCGGCGAACGGCACCTGCACCGTCAACGTGAATTACACTCCCACCGCCGTTGGCTTGCAGACAGGCGCCGTCACGCTGAACAACAGCAGCGGTGTAGCCGTTGCAACTGCGCTGCTCTCCGGCACGGGTCAGGGTGCGCTGGAGACCAACGACCCCGGCACGCTCTCTGCAATCGGCAGCGGCTTCACGCAGCCTGGAGCAGTTGCGGTCGATGGAAGCGGCAACGTTTTCGTCGCCGACTCCTCTGCAAACTCCGTGCTTCGCTACGCGGGCGGCACGGGAACACCCACGAGCATCGGTACCGGACTCAAAGCGCCGACCGCCGTTGCACTCGACAACGCAGGCAACGTCTTCATCGCAGACTCCGGTAACGCTCGCGTTGTGAAGGTCCCTGTCGTCTCCGGCGCACTGGCCAACGCTTCGCAAAGCGTGATCTACACCGGCAGTGGTTCAACGCTGACCGGCATCGCGCTCGACTTTGCCGGCAATCTCTATGTGGCCGACACCGCGAAGACCACGGTTACGGAACTGCTCAACATTGGTGGCGTTCCCTCGTCGGCCAGTACGCTTTCAGTCGGTACGTTCACTTCACCGATCGCTCTAGCTACCGACGCGAGCGGTAATCTCTTCGTCGCCGACTACGGTGCCAACGCGGTATCGCGCATCGCCTATGTCGGCCGTAACGCTGTCCTGATCAGCTCCGCGTTTTCCAAGCCGACCAGCGTCGCAACGGACGCTTCTGGCAGCGTGTATGTGGCCGATTCGGGCAACGCGCGCGTCGTTAAAATCCCGCTTGAAGGAACCTCCTTCAACACGAACGACCAGTACCTCATCAGCGGAACCGTCGTCGCTCCGTACGCGGTCGCGGTGGACAACGCAGGCAATGCTTACGTCGCGGATCGCACGACCGCTGTCGTCGATAAGCTGAACCGCAGCGCAGGCACGCTCGCGCTGGGCCGTGTGCAGATTCCGCAAAGCACCTCCTCGCAGAACGCCACGATCGCGAACGCGGGCAACACTTCCCTCATCTTCGGCACGCCTCTTTATGTCGCGGTGTCGACCACGCCCACATACTTCAGCGTCACCGCGCCGAGCACCAACGGGTGCGCCGCGGCTTCAACACTTGCCAGCGGATACGGCTGCTCGCTCTCTGCAGTGTTCACGCCGACGACCGTTGGTGCTGCCACCGACGTTCTCACCTTCAACAGCAATGCCATCAACGCGACCAAGACCCTGACCCTCACCGGACTCGGCGTTGATCTCGCGGTGGACACGCTCACGCTCACACAGACCTCCGGCACCGCAGTCTTCGGATCGCCGGTGACCGTGCAGGCGGCGGTCACCTCCGCCGTTGCAGGCACGCCCACCGGCACGGTGAGCTTTACGGTCGATGGCAACTCGCAAGGCACCGGCACCGCCATCAACAGCTCGGGGATCACGACGATCACGCTCACCGGCTTGACCGGCGGTGCGCACACCGTGTGCGGCAGCTACACGGGCGACAACAGCTATCGCCCGGCGAACTCCTGCATCACCGTCACCGTCAGCAAGGTGGCCTCCACAACCTCGCTCACCATCTCAGGAGCAGGAGCAAATCCTGTAACGTCGAGCGTCTCGCAGTCTGTCACGTTCACCGCGAAGGTTGTGCCAGGCGCCACCACGCCTCCCACCGGCACGGTGACCTTCAGCGTCGGAACGACGACGTTGGGCACTGCGTCGCTCACGGCGTCCGGCTCTTCGTACGTCGCAACCTTGCAGACCACCGCCCTGCCTGCGGGTACGGATGTCATCACGGCAACGTACGCGGGTGATGTGAACTACCTCACCTCTTCGGGAACAGCGACCATCATCGTCACCTATCCCACAGTGATCGTGACACCGGCAACCAACGCACTCTCTGTGGCTCAAGTCGGCTCCGTCAGCAAAAACCTCACCGTTACCGCACTGGGCGGATTCGCTGGTTCGATCGGCATGCAGTGCTCCGGGCTTCCGGCAAACACCGTCTGCTCTTTCAGCCCGAATCGCTTCCTGCTCGCGACGGATGCGCCGCAAACCGTAACGCTGACGATCCTCACAGGACAGACTCCTGTCGTATCTCAGCCGGTCACCGGTTCGTTCAGCAACACATGGCTCGGCATCCTCACCTCCCTCACACTTCTGGCACCGCTCGCGTTCTGGAAGCGCCGCCATCTTCACGGCGCCTGGCGCCACGGCCTTTCCGCGATGCTCGCTGTCGTGGGACTCGGTCTGTCAATCACCGCAAGCGGGTGCGGAGGTTCACAACTTCACGGCGACACACCGAAGGGAACGTACAACGTGACCGTCACTGCCTCAGCCACTACGAGTGCGGCTTACACCTATAGCGGCTATGCCTCAGGATGCACGGCAACTCCTGCGGGTGGGACTGTCGTGACCTGCTCCGAGACAGCCGCTGTCACTTTGACGGTGCAGTAGCTGCACCTCGCCGCTCCTTCCCCACGGTCGCCGAGCCGTTCCTCGGCGACCGCAGAGAAACTTACGTTTTCAGCAAAGCATTATCTGGTGAACTTCATGAGCCATTTCTTCCGCAAAACGACTCTCTTCGTCATCCTCTGCGCATTGAGCTGCATGCTTCGCAGCAGCCTTCTGGCGCAGACGATCAACGGTTCCATGAGCGGCACGGTTGTCGACTCTTCAGGAGCCCGAATTCCCGGTGCGCTCGTCGTGCTGCGTAACAGCAAGAGCCGCGACCAGCGCAAGACCACAACGAATGCGTCAGGCGTCTTCAACTTCAACTTCGTCCCCGCAGCGACCTACACGCTGACGATCACACGCGAAGGTTTCGAGACGCTGCTGACGAAGAACATCGAGCTTCATCCGAACGACCAGCTCAACATCGCTGAACTGAAGATGCAGATCGGTTCGGAGAATGTCAGCGTCACGGTCGAAGCCAACACCGATATCGCCACTTCAGGCGAGCGCAGTTCCCTCATCACCGCCAAAGACATTCAGAAGCTTTCCACCGTCGGCCGCGATGTTTCAGAGTTGCTGCGTACGCAGGCAGGCTTCTCTCAGGTGCAGAGCGGCCTCGATAACTCCAGTGGCTCGGCGGAAGTTGCGGGCTCTTACTCGGGCCTCGCCAATTACGTAGGCAACGGCGCCACCGCAAACGGCGCAAGCGTTATCGCGGACGGCGCCAACGTTACCGACCCCGGTTCGGGAGCTGGCCAGACACAGATCGTGAACATGGACATGGTGCAGGAGGTAAAGATCGAGACCTCGAACTTCGGCGCCGATACGGCGAAGGGTCCCACGGTCATCACGGCTGTAGGTAAGTCGGGCGGCCAGAACTACCACGGCAACGCGCAGCTCTATGTGCGCCACTACGCGATGAACGCGCAGGACTGGTTCGCCAAATACCAGGGTCTTCCGCAGCTACCTGATCGCTACCTTTACCCCGGTGTCGGCGTAGGCGGACCACTCATCATCCCCGGCACCAGCTTCAACAAGAATCACAAGCTGACCTTCCAGTTCAACGGCGAAGGCTACGTCCAGCAGAACTCTTATGCGTACGGCAATCCGACCAAGGCACTCCTGCAGGCGCTCGTGCCGACGCAGGCCATGCGCAACGGCGACTTCTCCGTGCAGTCCCTTTCCAACTACCTCGGCGTCGATCAGGGAACGCTGACCACACAGTGCAACGCCTCAGGCACGCTGGTGAACTACCTGCATCAGTGCGCTCTTCCGGCCACCACCAACGCGGGTTATCTCTCGGCAACCGGCCAAACGCGTAACTTCACGGGCGGTGTACTCACGGGTGGCATCGAACCCAACATGGCCGCCGTCCTCAACGGTCTGTATCCGCTTCCCACCGGCCCCACGGTGAAGGGCTTCAACTATAAGACACTGAATACGATCAACCCGAACCTCTTCCAGACTCGTCTTCGCGTTGATTACGCAATGAACGACTCCAACAAGATCTACGTTGTGTATAACGGACAGTTCGGCACCACGACCGGCATCCCGGAGAACATCTACTACTCGCCGGGCACCAGCAACTCCGCGATCCTCGGCGGAGTCAACACCCCTGGCAAGACGAACTCCACTTCACGCTCGAACCTCGGCAGCATCAACTACACTCGGGTGATCAGCCAGCACATGACGAACGAAATGTTCGTCGGCATCTCCACCTCGGAGCAGTATTACAACCCCGGCAACAAGAACGCGCTGCAGCAGTCCACATGGGGCTACAGTTCCAGTGCGGAGTTCTTCCCGACCGCCACCACACAGTTGCCGAGCTTTGCGACCTACAGCACGACGGGCGCACAACCGCTTCCCTTCGCGATCCTTCCTGACTTCTCCGCAGGCCAGTACTTCGCGAAGAAGTTCCTCCCCTCAGGGGGCGATAACTTCTCCTACGTCTGGCGCGATCACACCTTCAAGGTTGGCGTTTATGCAGAGCGCGACACCGCCAACCAGACCAACCTCAGCCCACAGACAAACGGCACCATCGCCACCTATTACATCGGCAACGTGACGCAGTGCGGTGGCGCTGCAGGTTGCGCTGAGAACTATCTCGCCGACCTCTTCCTCGGCGCAATGGGCTCCTATACACAGCAGAACAAGAACCAGCCGACGAACCTCTTCTACTGGACAGTCTCTGGCTACGTCACCGATAGCTACAAGATCACCAAGCGCCTTACGCTCGACTATGGAGTCCGCTTCGATCACCTCGGCCCCTGGCGCGACAAGCACGGCCTCGGTCTGCCGATCTTCAGCGATGCTCTCTATCAGACCGACCCGCATACGACCGGCGTCATCAACGGCGACGGCTCGGCCTTCTTCCCCGGCGTTCGTTGGGCTGGTGGTGATCGCAACCTGAATGCGAATGCTGGATACAACGGCGCCGCAAGCTCCGGCGCTCCCGGACGCTGGGCTTTCGTTTCGCCACGCTTCGGTCTCGCCTTCGATGCCTTCGGCACCGGCAACACCATCATTCGTGGTGGCTGGGGCATGTATCGCGCACACGACTCATGGAATGACTTCATCGGCCCCGCCTCCACTCCTGAGGGAATCTTCACACTGAACTACAGCGGGCCAAACGGCTACACGGCGTTCAATCAACTGCAGAGCGTCGCAGCAAGCCAGTCAATGCCGTGCCCCACGACCTCGCAGCAGGCGCTCTGCGTCACGAGCTATGGCGGCAACGTCTTCGCTCTCGACCCCAAGGACAACCGCCAACCGCTCACGGAGACCTATAGCTTCTCAGTCTCTCAGCGCATGCCCGGCAACTCCGTCTTCGATATCGCCTACGTTGGCAACACCAGCACAGATCTGTTGACGGACAACGCATCCAACACCTCCGTCAACTCGAACGATCTGCGCGACATCAACGCGATCCCCATCGGTGCGTTCTTCCGTCCGGATCCGAATCCCAACTCGACCTACTACGGTCAGGTCCCCAATCCCACGACGATCTCCACGGCACAGCAGAATGACTACCGTCGGTATCCGTTCTATGCGCACATCGGAGTGCCTCGCCACATCACCTATGCCAACTACAACGCTCTCCAGGCTTCCCTCAATCGCCAGAAGGGTCGCTTGAACTACGGTCTCAACTACACATGGAGCCGTGCGCAGGGCGTACGTGGCGCCTATAGCAACGGCCTCACCGGAGACCCTACAAACCTTCGCGCGAACTACGGCCCTCTAGCCTTTGATCGCACGCACATCCTCAACCTGAGCTACTCGTTCGACGTCGGCAACAGCTTCCACTCCCCCAGCCGCCTCCTGCGCGGAGTCGTCAACAACTGGCTCATCTCCGGCATCACGAACCTGCAGAGCGGACCGAACTTGCAAGCCGTGGGAAGCCCCAACTTCTTCCTCGCCGGCAACGCGAACTCGTCTTATAACGGCGCATTCTGCTCCAACGGCGGTGCGACGCCGTGCGCCATCAACAGCACTATCATCCTCGGCACGCCGGATGTTCTTCTGCAGCCGACGATGCGCCCCTCCGCCAACTGCCCCACTGGCGATCCCACCGCAGGCCTCAAGAAGAACCAGTACGTCAACGGTTACTGCTTCGGACTTCCCTCCAGCGGCGTCAACGGCCCCGTCAACCTTGGCTACATTCGCGGACCGGCCTTCTTCAACAGTGACCTCACCGTGCAGAAGACCTTCGTCATCAAGGACTCGCGTAACCTGCAGTTCCGCGCGGCAGCCTTCAACTTCCTCAATCACCCGCTCACGACCTTCAGCTCGCGCTACCCGCAGGAAGCGACGCTGTCTCTCTACGACCCCAACAGCGCAGGCTTCGCCGGCGTACAACTCGTCAACGGCGACAACGGTAACTGCAGCGCGGCAGGCTCCACCTGCTTCGGCTATGCAGGATACAAGACAGGCCGTCGCGTCATGGAACTCGAAGCTCGCTATAACTTCTAGCGAACATCGCCACAAAAGAATGGGCGAGGCCATTGGCCTCGCCCATTCTTCTGCTCTGCCCTGCGTCTCTATGCGTTGAAGACATACGTTGTCACGCTGAGTGGAGCGGTGACCACTTCAGCGCTGCCATTCTGTAACGTGACCGGCGGAAGCTTTGCGTGGGTCTCCGTCGTTGAAGTCCGCACAGCAATGCAGCTCGTCGCGGGAAAGCCTCCAGGCTGAATGGTGAACGAACGCTCCACGGCATCATCGTTGATCGCCACACAAACCAGTCGCTTCGCATCGGGCGAAAGATACGCAGAGAAGTACGTATTGGGAGCGGGATTCGGCGTCGCATCGACGCGGTGGAAGCCTGGACGAATGAAGCGCGCAAATTGACCGATCGTAAAGAAGCGCTTGCTCAGCTGGTACTTCTTATTGGCCGAATCGATCCAGATCAAACCGCTGCGCGTGTTGTTGAAAGCAGCGCCCCACCAATAGAGCCATGCGCTCACATCGTTCTCGACCATGTGTGCATGGATCACGCGCGCCCAATAAACGCCATCGTTCATGTTCGTGATCTGCGGCCCCGTACCGACAGAAACCTCTGTCTCCCAGACGCGCTTGCCCAGGCTCAGCGCCTTTTGGAAACGTCCGGTACGAGCACTGATCGAAACAAAGTCACCAGAGTTCGGCGCATACGCATGAGCGGCCACGATCTCGAGCGACTTCGCATTCGCAGCATCATCCAGCACGACGTTGATGTACTCATCGCTCCAATGCTCATGCTCATCCACCACGATCTTTGCCGATACATTCTTTGCCGCAAACGTGGGCACAAGATTCTCGCGCACGAACTTCGACAACTCAGAACCGGTCCACTTGCACGATCCATAATTCAACGTCGGCGTGAAGTTCGGTTCATTCGCAGGCGACACCGCATAGATGTCCAGGCCAAAGCGTGCTTTGTACTCGAGCACATACGTCGCCAGGTACTCCGCGAAATCCTGATAACACTCCTTCTTCAGAGCACTATCGTGCACGGCCCCGTTTGTCTTCATCCACGCAGGCGGAGACCAGCACGAAGAGAGAAAACGCGTGCATCCGCGCTTCTTCGCTTCGTTCATTAACCAGACAGCGTTTTCATCGCCCGCCCACTGAAACTCGCCCTTCTTCGGCTCAAAGGTTGGCACATCCCCGCTGTTGGCCCGCGCCTTATCCACGTCACCGATCTGGTTGCGCAAGATGGAGTAACCCATCCCTCCCGCTGGAGAAAACATGAGGTTCAGAAGATCATTCTGATCTTTTTCGCTGAGCACCCTTAAGAGTCCGCTCTGATTGAACGCCTCAGAGAAACCGAATCCGTCAATCTGCTGGCGGACGTGTTCGCCTTTATAGGCGATGCCCGCTATCGCAGGTCGAGCTTCAGCGAAAGCGATGGGTTGATACGTTGCAACTGTCGCTGTGGCCGCGACAGATTGCAGGAAATGGCGCCTTGTAATGGGCATCGAATAACTCTCGGAGTGAAGTAGATCAAGCCGCCGCAAATGACGTTTCGATTTCTGGCATTTTTTCGGCGTCGCTAAAATAGCCGACGGCACGAGCAACGAGCAAGTGAATTCGGCCTCAGACAGAAACCAAAATCTGGTGGCCCTCCCTACCGAATCATCAGCTTTCCGGAGGCCTCTCCGAAACCATGCCAGACCTTATAGAGATTTTGTTCGAGCCCGAGCCTATGTGCGCGATTCAGTGCTACGGCTTCACACGTCAGGCAGTGGGCCCACGTCCCTGGATCGTCTGTGGATGCGAGATCTCGATCAGCTGCTAGCAGTGCACATGGAATGGCCGGCGATCGCGTTTAGCATGGTGCAAGAGGGAGCCATCTTTGCTCATCTGGAATTCGTTTCTCATCGCATTCAGCGCTTTACTCCCGCTGATCAATCCGCTTGGCTCCTCGCTCGTTTTCCTCGGGCTCGTCGGAGATGTCCCGCCGAGCGTCTACCGCTCGCTCGCTCGCAAAATTGCCCTCAACAACATCATTTTTCTTGGCATCTTCGAGCTGCTCGGCTCAGCCATCCTGAACTTTTTCGGGATATCACTACCGATTGTTCAAGTCTCTGGCGGCATCGTGATCGCCGCGATTGGCTGGTCCGTCCTGAACGCAAAGGACTCAGAAGCGATGGCGAACGACAAGCGTGAAGAAGCTCAGCTTGCTTCCGCTCGCGGCGTCAACAACCTGCAGGAAAAGGCGTTTTATCCCTACACCTTCCCTGTGACCTCAGGCCCGGGCACCCTCGTTGTATTGCTTACGCTGAGCGCCCGCTTCTCCGGCGGCACCAGAACCGCGATGACTTTGAGCCACCTCGGACTCTTCGCCGCAATCGTCCTGCTCAGTGTCGCTGTGTACTACTGCTACGCCTATGCGGCGAGAATCACGCGTGCGATACCGCCATCCACAGCGCATGGAATTCTTCGCGTCATGGCATTCATTCTGCTTTGCATCGGTGTGCAGATTCTCTGGAACGGACTTTCCACCTTGCTGACGGGTTTGCTGAAGCATTAGCATCCGCGACGCGGAGCACGCGGCTCGTAGGTGAAGCTTGAGATCTGAAGACAGAATGCGGC contains the following coding sequences:
- a CDS encoding Ig-like domain repeat protein; translated protein: MPFKFLPNRLTAQRATVFFALLLAVLGLGQPLRSQTVPTATASASKNVLASFPSPIVGHLAVNSNGDLFYVNETYSNSAILYWLPRGTTTPVQIATGFSGARNVYVDSANNLYVPNPYGGNVVEFPYLNNTYATGITITSSTPSCASYSPTVSACYQFGSVGAVAAYYYQPVDMAMDASGNAYMLNIYSNGSCTNACILKFTKGTSGGTYTPSLVASNVSAASASAQIAVDPAGDVFYTNGTLLTSIAAGTTTPVAFGNGLSTIGGLSTDYLGNLYVTLSASPYLIYEFPAVNNAVVTSKQFPVYSGYSGGAVGVSRYNEMYYLGYSGGNNLNVANLNSIPLGSSTVGTAVSTSNTSVTFVFTASTGVSSITSSGAGFTYTAGSCAAAAYAANGTCTVNVNYTPTAVGLQTGAVTLNNSSGVAVATALLSGTGQGALETNDPGTLSAIGSGFTQPGAVAVDGSGNVFVADSSANSVLRYAGGTGTPTSIGTGLKAPTAVALDNAGNVFIADSGNARVVKVPVVSGALANASQSVIYTGSGSTLTGIALDFAGNLYVADTAKTTVTELLNIGGVPSSASTLSVGTFTSPIALATDASGNLFVADYGANAVSRIAYVGRNAVLISSAFSKPTSVATDASGSVYVADSGNARVVKIPLEGTSFNTNDQYLISGTVVAPYAVAVDNAGNAYVADRTTAVVDKLNRSAGTLALGRVQIPQSTSSQNATIANAGNTSLIFGTPLYVAVSTTPTYFSVTAPSTNGCAAASTLASGYGCSLSAVFTPTTVGAATDVLTFNSNAINATKTLTLTGLGVDLAVDTLTLTQTSGTAVFGSPVTVQAAVTSAVAGTPTGTVSFTVDGNSQGTGTAINSSGITTITLTGLTGGAHTVCGSYTGDNSYRPANSCITVTVSKVASTTSLTISGAGANPVTSSVSQSVTFTAKVVPGATTPPTGTVTFSVGTTTLGTASLTASGSSYVATLQTTALPAGTDVITATYAGDVNYLTSSGTATIIVTYPTVIVTPATNALSVAQVGSVSKNLTVTALGGFAGSIGMQCSGLPANTVCSFSPNRFLLATDAPQTVTLTILTGQTPVVSQPVTGSFSNTWLGILTSLTLLAPLAFWKRRHLHGAWRHGLSAMLAVVGLGLSITASGCGGSQLHGDTPKGTYNVTVTASATTSAAYTYSGYASGCTATPAGGTVVTCSETAAVTLTVQ
- a CDS encoding MarC family protein; its protein translation is MLIWNSFLIAFSALLPLINPLGSSLVFLGLVGDVPPSVYRSLARKIALNNIIFLGIFELLGSAILNFFGISLPIVQVSGGIVIAAIGWSVLNAKDSEAMANDKREEAQLASARGVNNLQEKAFYPYTFPVTSGPGTLVVLLTLSARFSGGTRTAMTLSHLGLFAAIVLLSVAVYYCYAYAARITRAIPPSTAHGILRVMAFILLCIGVQILWNGLSTLLTGLLKH
- a CDS encoding carboxypeptidase-like regulatory domain-containing protein, translated to MSHFFRKTTLFVILCALSCMLRSSLLAQTINGSMSGTVVDSSGARIPGALVVLRNSKSRDQRKTTTNASGVFNFNFVPAATYTLTITREGFETLLTKNIELHPNDQLNIAELKMQIGSENVSVTVEANTDIATSGERSSLITAKDIQKLSTVGRDVSELLRTQAGFSQVQSGLDNSSGSAEVAGSYSGLANYVGNGATANGASVIADGANVTDPGSGAGQTQIVNMDMVQEVKIETSNFGADTAKGPTVITAVGKSGGQNYHGNAQLYVRHYAMNAQDWFAKYQGLPQLPDRYLYPGVGVGGPLIIPGTSFNKNHKLTFQFNGEGYVQQNSYAYGNPTKALLQALVPTQAMRNGDFSVQSLSNYLGVDQGTLTTQCNASGTLVNYLHQCALPATTNAGYLSATGQTRNFTGGVLTGGIEPNMAAVLNGLYPLPTGPTVKGFNYKTLNTINPNLFQTRLRVDYAMNDSNKIYVVYNGQFGTTTGIPENIYYSPGTSNSAILGGVNTPGKTNSTSRSNLGSINYTRVISQHMTNEMFVGISTSEQYYNPGNKNALQQSTWGYSSSAEFFPTATTQLPSFATYSTTGAQPLPFAILPDFSAGQYFAKKFLPSGGDNFSYVWRDHTFKVGVYAERDTANQTNLSPQTNGTIATYYIGNVTQCGGAAGCAENYLADLFLGAMGSYTQQNKNQPTNLFYWTVSGYVTDSYKITKRLTLDYGVRFDHLGPWRDKHGLGLPIFSDALYQTDPHTTGVINGDGSAFFPGVRWAGGDRNLNANAGYNGAASSGAPGRWAFVSPRFGLAFDAFGTGNTIIRGGWGMYRAHDSWNDFIGPASTPEGIFTLNYSGPNGYTAFNQLQSVAASQSMPCPTTSQQALCVTSYGGNVFALDPKDNRQPLTETYSFSVSQRMPGNSVFDIAYVGNTSTDLLTDNASNTSVNSNDLRDINAIPIGAFFRPDPNPNSTYYGQVPNPTTISTAQQNDYRRYPFYAHIGVPRHITYANYNALQASLNRQKGRLNYGLNYTWSRAQGVRGAYSNGLTGDPTNLRANYGPLAFDRTHILNLSYSFDVGNSFHSPSRLLRGVVNNWLISGITNLQSGPNLQAVGSPNFFLAGNANSSYNGAFCSNGGATPCAINSTIILGTPDVLLQPTMRPSANCPTGDPTAGLKKNQYVNGYCFGLPSSGVNGPVNLGYIRGPAFFNSDLTVQKTFVIKDSRNLQFRAAAFNFLNHPLTTFSSRYPQEATLSLYDPNSAGFAGVQLVNGDNGNCSAAGSTCFGYAGYKTGRRVMELEARYNF
- a CDS encoding glycoside hydrolase family 30 protein yields the protein MPITRRHFLQSVAATATVATYQPIAFAEARPAIAGIAYKGEHVRQQIDGFGFSEAFNQSGLLRVLSEKDQNDLLNLMFSPAGGMGYSILRNQIGDVDKARANSGDVPTFEPKKGEFQWAGDENAVWLMNEAKKRGCTRFLSSCWSPPAWMKTNGAVHDSALKKECYQDFAEYLATYVLEYKARFGLDIYAVSPANEPNFTPTLNYGSCKWTGSELSKFVRENLVPTFAAKNVSAKIVVDEHEHWSDEYINVVLDDAANAKSLEIVAAHAYAPNSGDFVSISARTGRFQKALSLGKRVWETEVSVGTGPQITNMNDGVYWARVIHAHMVENDVSAWLYWWGAAFNNTRSGLIWIDSANKKYQLSKRFFTIGQFARFIRPGFHRVDATPNPAPNTYFSAYLSPDAKRLVCVAINDDAVERSFTIQPGGFPATSCIAVRTSTTETHAKLPPVTLQNGSAEVVTAPLSVTTYVFNA